Proteins encoded by one window of Sorex araneus isolate mSorAra2 chromosome 3, mSorAra2.pri, whole genome shotgun sequence:
- the LOC101543035 gene encoding LOW QUALITY PROTEIN: kinesin-like protein KIF23 (The sequence of the model RefSeq protein was modified relative to this genomic sequence to represent the inferred CDS: inserted 1 base in 1 codon; deleted 1 base in 1 codon; substituted 3 bases at 3 genomic stop codons), giving the protein MKPAXVRTKTPRKLMVKKGSQISLKDPGGVYCRVRPLAFPDQECCIEVINNTTIQLHTPEGYRLNLNGDYKETWYTFKQVFGTYTTQKELFDVVANPLVDNLIHGKNGLLFTYGVTSSGKTHTMTGSPGEGGLLPRCLGMIFKSIGRFQAKXYVFKSNDRNSMDIQSEIDALLERQKRDTMPNPKTPSSKRQVDPEFADMINVQEFCKAEVDEDSVYGVFVSYIEIYYNYIYDLLEETLFDPIKPKIPQSKVLREDMNRNMYVAGCTEVEVKSTEEAFEVFWRGQKKRCIANTHLNRESSRSHSVFNIKLVQAPLNADGDNVLQEKEQISISQMSLVDLAGSERTNQTKAEGNRLREAGNINQSLMTLRTCMEVLRENQMCRTNKMVPYRDSKLTHLFKNYFDGEGQVRMIVCVNPKTEDYEESLQVMRFAEVTQEAEVTRPADKAICGLTPGRRYRNQVWAGPVGDGITADSAQGTVCGARDGTRASCMQELLVTDVVLQSFPPLPSCEILDVNDEQTLPKLIEALEKRHHLRQIMVDEFNKQATHFKTLLQEFDSTVLNKENYIQGKLNEKEKVISEQKLEIEQLEKKNRTLEYKIEILEKTTTIYEEDKRNLQQELETQNQKLQRQFSAKKRLEARLQGMVTERTMKWEKECERWVAAKQLEMQNKLWVKDEKLKQLKAIVTEPKAEKPETPSRERDRERVTQRSVSPSPVPLSSNYIAQIPNGQQLMSQPQPHRLSNSCSSISVASCISEWEQKIPSYNTPVSVTSIARRRQQEPGQSKTCMVSDRRRGMYWTEGREVFVPTFRNELEVEEDRLRRTAPPIRHRHRRSRSAGDRWVDHKPASTVQTETVMQPHVPHAITVSLANEKALAKCVKYMLTHQELASDGEIETKLIKGDVYKARGGGQSVQFTDIETLKQESPTGRKRRSSAVVPAPPDGTESEWTDVETRCSVAVEMRAGSQLGPGXQHHAXPKRKKP; this is encoded by the exons ATGAAGCCGGCGTGAGTGAGAACTAAGACACCCAGGAAACTGATGGTGAAAAAAGGCTCCCAGATAAGCCTGAAAGACCCAGGTGGGGTGTACTGCCGGGTGCGCCCACTGGCCTTTCCTGACCAGGAGTGCTGCATAGAGGTGATCAACAACACGACCATCCAGCTGCACACTCCGGAGGGCTACAGGCTCAACCTGAATGGGGACTATAAGGAGACGTGGTATACTTTCAAACAGGTATTCGGAACGTACACCACCCAGAAGGAGCTGTTTGATGTTGTGGCGAATCCCTTAGTAGACAACCTTATTCATGGCAAAAATGGTCTCCTTTTCACATATGGCGTCACCAGCAGTGGAAAGACACACACCATGACCGGCTCCCCAGGGGAGGGAGGACTGCTTCCTCGCTGCTTGGGCATGATCTTCAAAAGCATAGGCCGGTTTCAAGCTAAGTGATATGTTTTTAAATCTAATGATAGGAACAGCATGGACATACAATCTGAAATTGATGCTTTATTAGAACGACAGAAAAGAGACACCATGCCCAACCCAAAGACCCCCTCCAGCAAACGACAAGTAGATCCAGAGTTTGCAGATATGATAAATGTACAGGAATTTTGCAAAGCAGAAGTTGATGAAGACAGTGTTTATGGTGTATTTGTCTCCTATATCGAAATATATTACAATTATATCTATGATCTTTTGGAAGAGACGCTGTTTGATCCCATAAAGCCAAAAATTCCTCAATCTAAAGTGCTTCGTGAAGATATGAACCGTAACATGTATGTTGCAGGATGTACAGAAGTAGAAGTAAAATCAACAGAGGAGGCCTTTGAAGTTTTCTGGAGAGGCCAGAAGAAGAGGTGCATTGCGAACACGCACTTGAATCGTGAGTCCAGCCGTTCACATAGTGTATTCAACATTAAATTGGTTCAGGCGCCCTTGAATGCAGATGGAGACAACGTCCtacaggagaaagaacaaatctCTATAAGCCAGATGTCCTTGGTAGATCTCGCTGGAAGCGAAAGAACTAACCAGACAAAAGCAGAAGGAAATAGGTTACGTGAAGCAGGAAACATTAATCAGTCACTGATGACGCTGAGGACCTGCATGGAGGTCCTGAGAGAGAATCAAATGTGTAGAACCAACAAGATGGTTCCGTACCGAGACTCAAAGTTGACCCATCTGTTCAAGAACTACTTTGATGGGGAAGGACAAGTGCGCATGATCGTGTGTGTGAACCCGAAAACTGAAGATTATGAAGAGAGCCTgcaagtcatgagatttgcagaGGTGACTCAAGAAGCCGAAGTGACAAGACCAGCAGACAAGGCTATCTGTGGTCTGACACCTGGAAGACGGTACAGAAACCAGGTTTGGGCTGGTCCAGTCGGAGACgggatcactgctgacagtgctcaggggaccgtgtgtggtgccagggatggaaccagggccagctgcatgcaagaactGCTGGTTACAGATGTGGTTCTACAGAGCTTTCCACCATTACCTTCCTGTGAGATTCTGGACGTCAATGATGAGCAGACTCTTCCCAAACTGATTGAAGCATTAGAGAAACGACACCACCTACGGCAGATAATGGTCGATGAGTTTAACAAACAAgcaacacattttaaaactttgttgcAAGAATTTGACAGTActgttttaaataaagaaaactacattcaaggaaaactaaatgaaaaagaaaaggtgatCTCAGAACAGAAATTGGAAATAGAACAACtggagaagaaaaacagaacttTAGAATATAAGATTGAAATCCTAGAGAAAACAACTACTATATATGAAGAAGATAAACGCAATCTGCAACAGGAACTTGAAACACAGAATCAAAAACTTCAGCGGCAATTTTCCGCTAAGAAGAGATTGGAGGCCAGGTTGCAGGGCATGGTGACAGAAAGGACGATGAAATGGGAGAAGGAATGCGAACGTTGGGTGGCAGCCAAACAGTTGGAGATGCAAAACAAACTCTGGGTCAAAGACGAAAAGCTGAAACAATTGAAGGCAATAGTCACTGAGCCTAAAGCCGAGAAGCCAGAGACACCCTCTCGGGAGCGGGACCGAGAAAGAGTCACTCAGAGATCTGTTTCTCCGTCTCCAGTCCCTCTTTCTAGTAACTATATTGCTCAGATTCCGAACGGCCAGCAACTCATGAGCCAGCCACAGCCACATAGGCTCTCTAACTCTTGCAGCAGCATTTCTGTAGCTTCCTGTATTTCCGAATGGGAGCAGAAAATTCCCTCCTACAACACGCCTGTCAGTGTCACATCCATTGCGAGGCGTAGGCAGCAGGAGCCAGGACAAAGTAAAACTTGTATGGTGTCAGACAGAAGGCGAGGGATGTACTGGACTGAAGGCAGGGAGGTG TTCGTTCCCACGTTCAGGAATGAGCTAGAAGTAGAAGAGGATCGTCTCCGAAGGACTGCACCACCAATCCGTCACCGACACAGGCGATCACGCTCTGCGGGAGACAGATGGGTAGATCATAAGCCTGCCTCTACCGTGCAAACTGAGACAGTCATGCAGCCACATGTCCCTCACGCCATCACAGTCTCTCTTGCAAACGAAAAGGCACTAGCTAAGTGTGTGAAGTACATGCTGACCCACCAGGAACTAGCCTCCGATGGGGAGATTGAGACTAAACTGATAAAGGGTGATGTTTATAAAGCAAGGGGCGGTGGACAGTCTGTTCAGTTTACGGATATTGAGACATTAAAACAAGAATCACCAACTGGTCGGAAACGAAGATCTTCCGCAGTAGTGCCTGCCCCGCCAGACGGGACCGAGTCTGAGTGGACCGATGTGGAAACAAGGTGCTCTGTGGCTGTGGAGATGAGAGCAGGCTCTCAGCTGGGACCTG ATCAGCACCATGCATAACCCAAGCGCAAGAAGCCATGA